ACATTCTCGTCTTCCGCTTCGCCAACGGCATCTTCGAGAACATCTGGAACCGCAACTACATCGATCACGTCGAGATCACCGCTGCAGAATCGATCGGCATCGAGGGGCGTGGGCCGTTTTATGAACAGGCCGGCGCGTTGCGCGACGTAGTGCAGAACCACGTGATGGAATTGCTGAGCTTCGTTGCGATGGAACCGCCAGTCTCATTCCAGGCGGACGCGGTCCGTGCGGAGAAGGTAAAAGTATGGAAGGCGATCTCTCCGATTCATCCTGCCGATACGGTGCGTGGACAGTATGGTCCGGGCACTGTTGACGGCAAGTCAGTGCCAGGATATCGCCAGGAAGATCGGGTTCATCCACGGTCACAGACCGAAACCTATGCTGCGTTGCGAGTGGAGATTGAGAACTGGCGCTGGGCCGGAGTTCCGTTCTATATTCGCGCCGGAAAGCGACTGGCAAAGCGCGTGACGGAAATCACAATCCAGTTCAAGCAGCCGCCGATGCTGCTGTTCAAAGGCGGAGAGTGTCATGACAGCGATGCCATCAAGCCGAACCTGATCTCGATGCGGATTCAGCCGGATGAAGGCATCTCGCTGAGATTCGGTGCAAAGCTGCCAGGGCCGAGCATGGATATCAGTCCGGTGCAGATGAACTTCAGCTATGCAGATGCCTTTGGCAAGTCGTCGGCGAACGGCTACGAACGCCTTTTGCTTGACGCCATGCTGGGTGACGGAACACTGTTTGCCCATCGCGATGGCGTAGAGGCAACGTGGGCGCTTATGACGCCGATTCTTAAGGCATGGGCAGAGACTCCAGTGAAGGACTTCCCCAACTATGCCGCAGGCACTTGGGGACCCTCTGCTGCCGATGCGCTGCTCGAATCCGAAGGGCGCAAGTGGCGTAAGTTGTAAATTGAATGATGGGCCTCCAGTTTTGGCTTTCTGCTGAAACTGGAGGCTTCCGTCGTTTTAGAGCAGTGAGACGGACTCACCACGAAGAGTCAGGAGACCCAGAGGAGATCATGCGGCGTCCTACAACTGTTACATATCGCGTTTTTCCAACCCCACTTGAGGTCGCGAAGGCTGCTGCTGAGCTCTTCACGAATTCAGTTACTACCGCTGCAGCAGCGCGTGGCATTGCACGTGTGGCCATCTCAGGGGGAACGACTCCGAAGGCGATGTTTGCTCTGCTGGCTTCAAATGATTTCGTGAAGCGAATTCCGTGGGACAAGCTGGATCTCTACTGGGTAGACGAGCGCTGCGTCGGACCGGAGGATGCGGACTCCAACTACCGCATGACTCGTGAAGCGTTACTGTCGAAGGTGCCTTTATCTGCCGAGCGAATTCATCGCATGGAAGGTGAACTGGAGCCCGAGGAGGCTGCGGCACGATATGAGGCGGCGATTCGCAATGGATTCCGGCTCGAGGGAGCGGAGACGCCAACCTTTGACCTTGTGCTATTGGGCATGGGAGACGACGGCCATACGGCCTCGCTGTTCCCCCACACAGAAGCTCTCGATGACATGACTCACATCGTTGTTGCCAACCATGTCCCGCAGAAAGATACCTGGCGCATTACTCTGACGTGGCCGGTGATTAATCAGGGTAGGGAGGTAGCATTTCTGATTGAGGGCGCGGGCAAGGCGCAGGTTCTGAAAGAGGTCTTTCAGGGACCATACCAGCCGGAGACTTATCCTTCGCAGATCATTCGTCCGGCAAGCGGAAAACTGACGCTCTTGCTTGATACTGCGGCAGCCGCTAAGCTGCCAGAACCGGTAAATGGAACCGGAACTCTGGAGTTGAAATAAATGATTCTTGCTGGTGATGTTGGCGGTACAAAGGTCCACCTTGCTCTTTATGACTTCACCGGAGGTCAGTTGCATCCGCTCCGCGATCAGAAGTTTCCTGCGCATCAGTTCTCCTCGCTCGATGAGGTGGTCAATAAGTTTCTCAGTGGAGACGAGAGCATCCCGGCTACGAACCGGAGTGAAATTCTTGCTGCCTGCTTTGGCTGTCCTGGGCCGGTACGCGATGGCAGACTGAAGCTGACGAATTTACCGTGGACGTTAGATGTGCGCGATCTTTCTCGCTCACTCCAGATCAAACATGTCCTCCTGATTAACGATCTTGAAGCCAATGGTTACGGAATTCCAGAGCTCGCAACAGACAAAATTTTCACTTTGCATGAAGGTGACAAAGATGCAGTGGGGCATCGTGGTCTGGTTTCCGCAGGGACAGGGCTCGGGCAGGCGTTGCTGATCTGGGACGGCAAAAAGCATAATCCTGTTCCCTCCGAAGGGGGTCACTGTGATTTTGCGGCACGTTCTACGCGTGAGATTGCCCTGCTTCAGTATCTGAAGAATAAGCTGAACGGCCGCGTCAGCTTTGAGCGCGTTGTCTCCGGGCTCGGGATCAAGAACGTCTATGGATTTCTGCGCGATGTCGAAAAAATCGATGAGCCGAAGTGGCTGTGCGACCGCATGGCTGCTGAAGATCCCAACGTTGTCATCGGAGAATGCGCCGAAGATGGCTCGAGCTCTATCTGCTTTGAGACGATGAAGCTCTTTGCTTCGGCATATGGAGCTGAGGCGGGTAACGTAGCCTTGAAGGTGCTGGCGACAGGCGGTGTCTATCTTGGTGGAGGTATTGCGCCCAAGCGTCTGAAGACGATGCAGAATGGTTTCTTTATGCAGGCTTTTCTGGACAAAGGGCGCATGTCGGCGCTGTTGCAGTCGATGCCGGTTCGCATCATTTTGGATGAAACCTGCGCTTTGCTGGGAGCGGCAGCCTACGCAGAGGCGCGTGCTGCAGAGCTGAGCGGGATTTCAGAGCGGGCCGCTTCATTGAAGTAGAGTAGGAAAGCGGGAGAGCCTTGGCCACAAAATCCTGACGGGTTTGGTGGCTTGGCCGCGTTCGTTCGTTATCCTTAGAAAGATATGTCTTCGAATCGTGTCTTCCCTCGCGCTGTCTTTTCCGCGTTTATTTTCTTCTTTGCCGCTACGGTTGACGTTCATGCGCAGCGTCTTCCTGGCGGTGTGCACCCGGAGCACTACTCGCTTACGTTGACGCCTGATTTGAATGCAGCAACGTTTACAGGCGAAGAGACGATTGATGTCGTTCTCGATGCTCCAAGCAAAACGATTACTCTGAATGCAATTGAGATTAAGTTCCTTTCCGTGAAGGCAGGATCGCAAACCGCAGAGGTCTCCGAAGACAAAGAAAAGGAGCAGGCGACCTTCACTTTTCCTGAAGCTCTCCCCGCGGGTAAAACGACACTCCGAATCAGCTATACCGGAATTCTGAATGATAAGCTGCGTGGCTTTTATCTCTCGAAGACGAGGGCGCGCAACTATGCCGTGACGCAGTTCGAGCCGACCGATGCGCGGCGCGCTTATCCCAGCTTTGATGAACCTGCATTGAAGGCGACATACGATGTCTCACTCATCGTCGACGTTGCCGATACGGCAATCTCGAATACGCAGATTGTCTCCGATACGCCGGGGCCCATTGCAGGCAAGCACACGCTGAAGTTTGCGACGACTCCGAAGATGTCCACTTATCTTGTGGCCTTTCTCGTAGGTGACTTCAAGTGCACCAGCGGTAAAGCTGATGGAGTACCGATTCGCGCCTGCTCAACACCTGACAAGGTTGCGATGACGAAGTTCGCCGTTGAGAGCGCAGAGTACATTCTCTCGTACTACAACAAGTATTTCGGGATTAAGTACCCCATGCCGAAGCTCGACATGGTGGCGCT
This portion of the Edaphobacter sp. 4G125 genome encodes:
- the pgl gene encoding 6-phosphogluconolactonase, whose protein sequence is MRRPTTVTYRVFPTPLEVAKAAAELFTNSVTTAAAARGIARVAISGGTTPKAMFALLASNDFVKRIPWDKLDLYWVDERCVGPEDADSNYRMTREALLSKVPLSAERIHRMEGELEPEEAAARYEAAIRNGFRLEGAETPTFDLVLLGMGDDGHTASLFPHTEALDDMTHIVVANHVPQKDTWRITLTWPVINQGREVAFLIEGAGKAQVLKEVFQGPYQPETYPSQIIRPASGKLTLLLDTAAAAKLPEPVNGTGTLELK
- the glk gene encoding glucokinase, which produces MILAGDVGGTKVHLALYDFTGGQLHPLRDQKFPAHQFSSLDEVVNKFLSGDESIPATNRSEILAACFGCPGPVRDGRLKLTNLPWTLDVRDLSRSLQIKHVLLINDLEANGYGIPELATDKIFTLHEGDKDAVGHRGLVSAGTGLGQALLIWDGKKHNPVPSEGGHCDFAARSTREIALLQYLKNKLNGRVSFERVVSGLGIKNVYGFLRDVEKIDEPKWLCDRMAAEDPNVVIGECAEDGSSSICFETMKLFASAYGAEAGNVALKVLATGGVYLGGGIAPKRLKTMQNGFFMQAFLDKGRMSALLQSMPVRIILDETCALLGAAAYAEARAAELSGISERAASLK
- the zwf gene encoding glucose-6-phosphate dehydrogenase, with the translated sequence MATTQVQVAPDKLAAARGSERTPEPCVVVIFGASGDLTKRKLLPALYHLEQANLLPKDFAVLGVARRPLEQSFAPDMKEGIIAGGGVEESDPKLAPFINRVQYYAMNFDDDSGYDGLKKKLVEMDSKFNTRGNRLFYLATAPEYFSDIINYLGHHKMAQPESDKDGKAPWVRTIIEKPFGHDLESARALNDEVNKVFNEDQIFRIDHYLGKETVQNILVFRFANGIFENIWNRNYIDHVEITAAESIGIEGRGPFYEQAGALRDVVQNHVMELLSFVAMEPPVSFQADAVRAEKVKVWKAISPIHPADTVRGQYGPGTVDGKSVPGYRQEDRVHPRSQTETYAALRVEIENWRWAGVPFYIRAGKRLAKRVTEITIQFKQPPMLLFKGGECHDSDAIKPNLISMRIQPDEGISLRFGAKLPGPSMDISPVQMNFSYADAFGKSSANGYERLLLDAMLGDGTLFAHRDGVEATWALMTPILKAWAETPVKDFPNYAAGTWGPSAADALLESEGRKWRKL